aattcaatccaaaatattgaaaaataagccattggcgacaaattttggcaggcagctcaaaaaaatggattttgcggtggatatcagaactcatcactggatcatacgaaacaaaaaattcaaaaagattgaattagcttatgagttttgcGAGGTAACAACgtctagttttttatttttattgatttttggtaacactcagaagtcaaaaattcgaaatttttgataaaaattttgtgaaaaccaacagatttaatattgttgaacaaaaaataagcacaaaacgaaaaatatctcgacgttgttacctcactaaatgtctaaagaaaatatatgcaaAATTTCGGGTatgatcggtcaagtagtttttcagttacaatgtccaccgcatttgaaaaatcaattttgagaaaaatgcgtttaaagttttgacaactgcatcttcatcttctgatTTGTCTGCCacatcgtaaagtgatgaacattggagtatgttttttgaattgcggagtaatctacaaaagagaaggcgaacagttgtttaacgtttctcactacgctcaagcgtgctggcgcgaagccgcggcaacgcgagtcgaaggtagggatattcaacaccctgtatctctggtaattttactctgattattttgaaattttcagagtattcttgaaagtatgcacttttatttgaaataataaaaaaattaaatatttcaaaccataccccagCCCCTTAATTTAATGCAATGATAAGAACGTAAacagttttgaggttatgtttattttcaaccactaaggaataaaaaccacctgagcaaaaaacgaataaaaatctcttaattaacacgtttctttaacgaaatacctaaatgaagtcttattttgccacacaaagcacataaatgaaaaattccttatgaaaATAACTTAacgttacaaacaaaattgtttggagtcaatataagctcctcccaattttgtggcatttgtgacgtcagacttaggctgtccataGACCATTCCAGGGTGACGTCATTTGACAGCGGCTGAGGGGAAAACATCTTAGTAAACAAAGTACGTTTATTGCagaaaaccattgtttaatttaaaTATGATTAAAATACCAGCATTTTGTTCAGTTGTGAAGTGCTCCAGTAAAGGTAAAAGAGATAAAGTGAGTTTTTTGGGATACCAGCCGCATTTAAAGATCGATATGTTTTAAATGCACTGTCAAGAGAACGACGAGAGTTGTGGGTCAATAATACTGACTTACTGATTATCCGGGTTTTTACATCCCCTGTGAGGGTGCCATAATATCCAACATTTGACATTTTTGTACTTAAAACcacatattttttataataaaacgagaAAATAGCAAAAAGAACACTAAAAACACAATATTTGCCCCTCAGCTACGCTGTCAAAGTCACGTGACCTGGAATGgtctatacagtgagcacgtaaaggttggaataaattcattttctcgaaaatggacggttttggaaaaaaatcccgaaacaggtcaatttttatttttaaattacgacttattggaatatatatcataatagtgacgtcacccatttgggcgtgatgacgtcatcgatgattttttttaatgagaataggggccgtgtgatagctcatttgaaaggtaattcaattatctattcagtaatataaacattaacataattatttatacaggatgtcgaaaaaaaatttttttggattaaatttattgacataaaaagaagaatatgtgtaatttatttaattcaaaatacattttactgctctcagaaaatagaaaaaaatgtttatttgaaaaaaaaaatcattgcttttcgcttaaattaaatgctcaaattgtcaagaggcaggtgggtggctgctttaatattgaatttgcaaaaaacaataattatttgtcgagtaaacattttttcctgttttatgatagcagtaaaatgtattttgaattaaataacttacacagattcttctttttatgccaataaatttaattaaaaaaaatttttttggacaccctgtataaataattatgttaatgtttatattactaaatagagaattgaattacctttcaaatgagctataacacgacccctattcttatttaaaaaaatcattgatgacgtcatcacgcccaaatgggtgacgtcactattatgatatataattcaataagtcgtaatttaaaaataaaaattgacctgtttcgggatttttttccaaaaccgTCCATTTTCgaggaaatgaatttattccaacctttacgtgctctctgtataattTCGAAACACAGAAACTATTACAATTGTCTTAAAGGATAAATCTCAATATTTTAAATGACGCTGAGTATACTCAGTTATATTATTTTACATATAAATATCTTAATATATACTTGAAGGTGCGACGACCGCTATTTTTGCAGTTTTAGGTTAGGATATCTCAGAAAAAAAGCCAATTAGGCAATTTAGAGCTCAGATTCGTATTCAGCTCACCAGAAACCTTCGGAGAAGTATACTGTTTTCTAAGTCTCAGGTTTATCTGCTTGTGTAATTTTCCGATAAAAACTAAAAATGTGTAAGATCATTTGTCCAGTTTTTTAAACTCTAAATACATCAAATCATAATTCaaatctcaaaatttataaatatattaaagaagGAAAAGGTACAAAATGGTTTAGGTCACAAAGTTTATTTGAATTGCGTGTAAGGTTTCTTTTCCGTGAAAAAGTTCTTCAAAACGAACACCTGCCCGAAAGCAATAGTAATAACTGCCAAAGTTTCCATTATTGACCACCAGAGCACCCTTTCGTTCAGTTCTTCGGCGCGTTTCCTGCCTTGGGCTTCTCTTAACCGATGATGTGTTTGGTAGTCCAAAATCGTGTTCAGAGATTTGTGGATTTCTTGGGCTGATGACTCCATCTTAAACAGAAATTATAGTTAATGAACATATAaagtcattttttatttattgcgaTTTTTAAGACTAGTACCCAAATGAAACTGAACAATAGCCTCTCACAAGGATCAGTGCTGGCCTCCCTACTCTTTAATAGTGTTTTAACAGTCCGGAAAAAACCGGGTTTAAAAAAAACCGtcggtttttttcgtttttttcctGAAGGTCCGGAAAAAAATCAAAACGtggaaaaattcaataatgaATTTAATTACCGGATTTCCAGTGAAATAAGGTTGTTCTTGAAAGAGTGATGTAGAAAATAGAAATTATCAATATTATCAATATataaaattatcaatattaaaacaaaataaaaccaatAATTGCATTAACTAAACCAAATAAAATACTGTgtctaaattaatactttttaatctgaattttcctctatatagtccgttctttaagccaagccgcacaccaaagaaacatgaaacgaaaaacatgaaacataaaacgaaaaacatgtttcatgaaactaaaacactgctaaacaaatctcaaagtccgcctaccaatggaacgagtgtgattcatgctcatgacacatttttattttcggagagtttcataaatggccggacgtatatttgtttagcagtggtttatttccatgaaacgtaatttacgtttcatgtttctttgatgtgctaacggtaaaatattgcaaaagctctaaattttaaagaaccgcttggattgacatgaaatttggcatacacagagctaacaagtcaaagaaaaaaagtgatattgtgccaatatgtgcttttgccctgggggtggtttttaccccctcttgggggtgaaaaaatattcgtccaaagaaagtcaggaaatggataaactggctaattttaagtaacttttgttctatagagttttttcactaagtcaatacttttcgagttatttggcagtgaatatgttcattatttcaacaaaataaccacgcttttagacggtttttcgcaaataactcaaatagtaagtattttgtcgaaaaaacattcttagcaaaactgtagtctgtagaaaatttaaaaaaatggtgtatatatcacgtctctatacctagtagaagcagagttatagctaatgaaaaataggttcatattcgtcaaactccaaatggaaaactttaacgtgaaataaccaaaaatgaagcacattttggggaaaacttattacaacttatttaaagtgtttaaaaaaaagcttcatttttgttttataaaaaaaaaattctagcatcaaaattaaacaagttacgctcaaaataatgttagtcccttttggttttggtaaaaaatcgagaaaatcaccccctaataagtatcttaaatgaacttagtcgttacgacttcacaagtttcttgacgcgtgtatatattgtttatatgatctgtaagtttcatcacttcaaagtccttattattgaaagggctgtagttaaaaggggttgaacgagtcactgatcacgaatgtatgcaaattttgaaacaccaaatcttaatcaatttttgtctaagataaaaacaaaaaatacatgatattcagaaaagcaaatatgacttttttgtttttcgacatttttggtatttttaacaatttttaagttattttgaaaaataacatatttttcaaaatttaaatttttaaaaattttactttgaaaccaaattttttcaaaaataagcactttaaatcgatgaaacttacagatcatatcacaacataagtaaaataatttgtggagcggtaacgattaatttcatttaagttgctaattagggggtggtctttccgatttttttttttgcaaaaacaaaagggaccaactttattttgagcgtaacttgcttaaatttaatgctagaaactttttgtaaaaacagaaataaagctttttttaaacattttaaaaaagttataatgggttttccctaaaaagtgcttaattttttggatatttcacgtcgaattattctatttgaagtttggtgaatatgaacctatttttcattggctataactctggttttacgagatccagagacctaacgcgtataccatttttttacttttttataggctatttCTTGCTaacaacgtttttttcgacaaaatacttactttttgagttatttgcgaaaaactgttttggacatatattttttcacccccgagagggggtgaaagtcacccgcAGGGCAAAAgcaaacatcggcacaatatcactttttttctttgacatgtaagctatacgtatgccaaattttatgtcaatccaagcggttctttaaaatttagagcaaaaaccgtgaaagaatggactaatatcaGAAATTGTACTTTCAGATTCTTCATCGCCATCGTCGGAAGTCTCGTTCTCTTCATGATCATTAATTGCATAGTAGCAGGTAGCAAGTCTTCATCTTCACCAAATTCCACTTCGAGTGATGTGGCTTTTATATTAATGTAGTATTCGCAATCTccagtgtattttttttttggtttcctGCAACATTTTCATCCGAAATATACCTACATGTTACTGCGAATTGCAACAAATTTTTCAACTTAAGGATTTGTAAATCTGTTCCTCTTTTTTGAATGTATGTGTTCAAATGATGACCAATTTGTTTCACATCCACAGGAAGTTGGTACCAACTGAAGCAAACGTACTGCAACAGGTTGAAGGGCTGATTAGTGCAAATACCTTGCCACCACACTAATGGTTGGCAGTCTATTTTTTCTGCAACTTCCCATAAAAGAGATCTTGAGAAAAATCGTGTTTTCGATTTATACATGGCTGCATTAGTAACAATTACACTACTTGTAACTGTAATTGATTTAATTATATCTatctatattaaaaaataaacaaatttagataacattatttttattattgatgATTATTTTGTAACTACTTAATGATAACATTATAGGTATATTACATTAAATAAATAGCAAACATGAATTTTTCCGATTCGAACCGGCCTTCTTGAAAAAAAGGGGGTTTTTGCATCGattaaaaaaaccgttttttaaacACTACTCTTTAGCCTTTATATAGCAGACATTCTCGAAACACATCAAAGAAGTTCGAATATACAGACGACTTGCTGTACTGCCATAAAGAATTGGAGGCTATTGAGCAAATATTACCAAACGACCTGGTCACCCTCGGAAGATATTTCCTCCCCTGGAGATCTCAGCCCAATGCCGCCAAGACGGAAGTATTGTGCTTTAATGTAAACAACAGACTGACCAACTACCAATTGAAAAACCACTTTAAAGACAGACTCCTTAGCCACACTAAACACCCAAAATATCTAGGATACACTCAATATAACGTTAAACTTCAAGTAACACCTTACAAAAACTACTGCAAAACTTATAACACGAATAAATAATATTCGACAAAAGTTATGCGGTACCACATGGCGTTCCTCAGTGACTACACTAGGACTCGTGTATCCCGTTGCGGAGTAGGTACTGTGTACCTGTCTATGTGGCTCAACAGCCCGCATACCAAGCGTGTCGACTGTTGAAGcatggtggggatacacgaaactatACTAGCGcccgtagcggcgaaatatgacaacaatttttttcaatagatatttcgcttaccatattattgccgttttgatttttaatatttatattttcatagGTACTGACTTTCTTTACTTCCCCGATCTGGTGGTACATTGCTATAGTCCATTTTCtacttcttcacgtgccatatcaaaattatccgacgttggcaatcatatattttcatttttttacaccACAAAATTAACAGATCAATAGACCCAGCTAATGTTAAAATCTGATACTAATAATTCACACTGCCTAATTGCTTTCGATAACACCGACAACTAAACTATAACGAAAAAGTAAAGCATCACACTTAAAATTGATGTTTTCTTCAGAGAAGTTCCAAATATCCGGtttttattttgacgtttatttgacacttGAACTTATTATTTGTATAATACAAAAACAAACTCGAcgcattcgaaaggaaagtactgaggagaataataggacctgtgagggaaatgGAATCTTCAGAAgccgatacaacaacgagctttatcaaatttataaggaaacacccctgccagacttcattagaatacaaagattgcaatatgccggacatgtgataaaaacgggagaggataggctaccaaaaagagcactgaatgctagaatgcagggaaaaagaccggttggaaagccaagaaagcgctgggaagccACAGTAAACAGCAACGCACAAGTCCTtataggagtccgtgtatggagaagagcagccacagacaagcaaggggtggaggcaaaaaataaaggaggtcaaggctcaatttgggctgtagtgtcgtagaagaagaagaagaagaagataataaattttatcaaaaatggtaaataaatattacattaacgtcaaatatgtcatatgtgtATCATATGTTTAACACCAAATTGTGTTCACCAAAAATTTCAGGCGACTACGCTAGGTGTCgtgtcagtcatgcacggagcgaataccaggctaactaaagataacaatgtcactgaagaaattaaaagaagaatagtactcgccaataagtgttactatATCTTAAGAAGACAAATGGCCTCAAAActaaaacactaataagaccagtgctaacatatggttcagaaatTTGCAcacttacacagaatgaccaagaatATATTATGTAgggataaaagaacaaggtttgtggcgcaagCGTTACAACTTGAGTTGTATAgcagttttggagaacctgacgtaaAATTCATTAAAGTAGCACATAGCACGCCTTTGATGGAAAGAGCATGTAATCAGGCGAAAGGAAGATAGGAAGAAAAGTTTTTTACCAAAGAGGCCtgataggacaacgagcaagaggaagacctagacttaggtaccaagacaacctagagaatgatttaaaatctattggaattagagcatggagaagaattgccagagacaggggcgaatggaggattgttctgaagaaagctttggctcataaagagctgtgaCGCCACTAATGATGATGATTATGTCAGGCACAATTAAGGCCACACCAATTTACTGGCTACCAGCACTGGGCCACATAGTATGTGTATATGCATAAAGAATTGTGGACAAAATAAATGCTAAAACTCACCTGCGTTAAAACGGTGGCATGTTCACCAATACCGGGTAAAGGTTGCTCCTCTCCAACTTGGAAATCCATATATACAAGTTTATGTGAAAAAGTGGAGAATTCATTGCTGAAGCATACTTTGTAGATACCATGATCCTGAGATACAAAGGTGTGTGAGTCGAACTGCATTTTGACTTGTTTGTACAATATATTGCCTTTGGGGTCTTCTAAAGCTACATCTACATCATAATTGCCTCCAGTTACGACCTAAAACAAGAAagtatttataataatattttgtgGCCTTTATCTGACACTACCAGACTGGTTTTAGGAAAAGCAGCATATCTAAGAGGCTAATAGGATTATTTATTATAGAGATTTAATTTAATGGCCAAAACataaatatattttgactttatagtcaaagttggcctaagatggttgattgaggttttggtagggtttcaccatgttcccataggctatatcctttaacatcggcgtttagcctgtttaatattatttttaaataatgtaaattgaattttaaattcaaccattgtttggttctggggctatttagcaagtatgcacattcactgatgatggaccgataggtctgaaaacgttctgaattggacatattttattcaatccattgggattttttaagttttaataaatataccaatttacatagaagtggttttacttcttgttagagttttataaatatagtatttttcatgagcatttttcagtgcgtaacaaatgataggaaaaagggtaagtccgtgataatacacatttatgacatttattctaacatgacattttacttaaatctgacagttgtcacattttattttcaatttggaataaaaacaaatcaaatgtgtttcttgcatttataaaatggtattttctttgatttgtatagtcttataaattatacagattatatttgtaatatttttatctaattaaaaaaaattattttttttattatggcgccatctatcgacaactataataactagaataaatgttgtaaatgtctgtaatcacggacgtgccttttttctgtcacatacaatttaatgcgttagaaagaaatcgaaaaactgtgacgcactgaaagatgatcatgagagaAAGAATAGCTACATACATATTATGGAACTCCGCTGTCAAAACACATTCAAATTTTTGTCGATGGGATACTCTGATCAAAAGATATTGAATTTTTACTGGTGAGTTAATTCGCGATTAAAAACAAAGTATctgacctctggtggaataaatttaaactactataagtgttataaacaaaccagaaaacTGTGGATTTGAATATAATTTGGTcactatttaaaaatttttggtaaaTTTCAGCATTATAAGTAAATTACTTAAAATGTTTTAAATCAAATCAGTATTGTTCTGTTCCTCAATTGAACGTTTGTTTATACGATTTATGTCGGCCATTTTACTGCATTCGACCCACCCTCTATATTCAGTTTTAATCgcgaataaaaatttgatataaaaaattGTTGCGCGTGTGTAACTGTCATTCAAAATATTTGTAGCTACAAGCCTGTTTCTGAGAGAACGGTTCATTCTATACGAAAAGTGCtaataaacatttatgtttaaaattGTCTCAGCGGCCtttcttgtttgaaacattttttaaggtataCAGATTCTCGGTAAATCGAAGTTTCCTCCCCTCTGCGAGGGGGGTTTGAGGGAAGGGCCCAGGGGTATGTGTGGCAAACTATTTTGCATCTTCTTTAGGGTCCCAAAattctcagcaaaattcagctCGTTCGTCTCGTTTTAAAGATCAAATCTTTGGATGAAAAATAGTGGAATAAAAGTGGAAGTAACTTTTTTTTATCTATGCTCCGCTTTTAAACCATGAGGATTAATTCAAATGTACTGcgcgtaatgcttgtttgtaattggtccaacctcaggcaagtttactccactgtcaagaaattttgacactattggcatttcataggttaattaagttatatcagcgattttttgtgttttctgcacaattcctttaatttttagatttttggtctgcttttatataaaaagcagttgtttttagaactatTTAGCAAGTATTACTACAATATAATaggttagaatagaatagaatagaaatatgctttattgtcactgaaaattatacaaattttatggacaaagcttaattaaagtcagaaaaaataaataaataatatctaacaataacaataacaaatacaattttctgaaatttgataaatcgtcaatataaaaaaaatatacataaatacaaaatataagttaataaagtaaagaaaaaaaaaacaaaatcgatatattgcaacaatttatagaaattgcaaagtgaatatacaacaaagtaaactatttatagacatatgaactaataagtttaagctgctgcatgtgacacccaaatatagataagtttggttatttgtacattactgtaatttcttagttagtcattaagaaactcttctactgaataatatggtcttttagatagatgagcttttgtcattttacggaacttggggaaagatgttgcagatttgagttgtaaaggaagatggttgtatagtttttttgcggaatataatatagatttctttactaactcagaggacgggatcggtaaatagacatcaaaatttgaatttctggtggagtagtcatgacgaggccttgctggaaagacatgcatgtgtttacgaattaagcaaacagtttctaaaatatataaagatgtaagggttaaaatgccgtgatctttgaagtaacttctgcaatgtgttgttcttctgaggccaaacagataccttattgctcttttttgtaatttaaaaataacatctaattgggcagctgtactagaaccccaaaaaggaagaccatatcgaaggtaagactcgaacaaggaaaaatatgttagtttagaagatgctaaattgagttctttcgaaacagatcttatagcatagcaggctgaggcgagtttcttacttaacaaatcgatatgaagggaccatttgaggttgctgtctaaaaaaataccaagaaattttacagaatcaacggtagagatctggctgttattaacaagcaggggttgaagagcacttttataggataatgctactgtcttatccacgttaaaagagagtaaattagagtcagaccaggtttttatcgtaagcaaatcagaagttatagttgcatgaagagatgcaatagttgagttgctccaagtgatactggtatcatcagcaaaaagaaaaatttttccatcgatttttaagttagtgatgtcatttataaagataaggaacagtagagggcccaatactgaaccttgtggtactccacatacaatgtttttgagactagagtcagtatcatttgctctaactagttgtttcctattattcaagtaagattggaaccaattcaaagaaatacctcgaatcccatagaaatttagttttttaatcaaaatgtcgtgatttacacaatcaaaagctttggcatagtcacagaaaacagtggcagtataaagattattgtttagtgcttggtaaacctcatgaagcacagaaaacaatgcatcagtggtacatttattagttaaaaagccgaactgattttgggataagatgctgttatcaatgagaaaggacataagacgggtttttatgagtctctcaataatttttgaaagtaccggtagtaaggcaatatgtctatagttgcaagcattagatttttcaccacccttatgaaggggaataataattgctatctttaggcactctgggaatttgcctctttcaaaggaatcattaattagtgagacgaggatttccaacacattttctgtgagatttgagaagatttttatggatagtccatcagtactacaggatgatttgcttttggtactattgatagtttggatcagttcagatatatcgattggtcttaaaaagaatgaattcgagaacactcctgaatttctgagataggaaatgggatctttttgtggcaaaatagtagaagttatatttttactcattttaacgaaatattcgtttagattttccgggtctggaaggaagatcgtttattatggaccaagtttcttttgcaacacttttagagctttccatacgattttgatagtaggcttttttagctgatttgatgagttttagataggttaccctgtacttagtgatatattgagtgacagagacgttggtagcaaatttcttgatatacaatagtgagcgcatatttttggctgatatgcggatacctttggtagcccagggtttgtgatgttttggcttaattgaaattaaaggaaatgccttattgaagatagagacaagcttttctataaaatcgttgaaattatagtccacgtccgcagaaggaaaatgccactcagaagttaagcataaattttgaaatttatgaaaattccgagcggaaaaaatcctacctaaacgtcgggttttcgaggagggtttgctgaagatgttaaacttcgtaaatactgcttcatgatctgataatcccgcattaataattgtagagcagacatcaagggatgagaaatctgagacaatatagtcaattatggtagatgaagtttttgtaatccttgtaggagaattaacgtgcattgagagaccatatgattcaaatatgttgaccaaggacatttgggtagcacaagcagcatcataattaatgttgaagtccccgcatagaatttttctgcttctatgaggcaagtcatctaacaaatttagcaggttctgaaaaaatagttccacaggggagtcaggtgatctatagatgcaaataatgtaaagattaagatttttattataaactagggaaaactcaaagaaggcttcatttaacagaaagtcatattttgtaatcagagaaaaatcattatttctagaaagaattagggtgcctccatgagctgaacttggacgatcatacctagcaattgtggtatatttttctacaaaaaaaggctcgttgacttcaagccagtgctctgtaaccgcaactatcgggggaaatcctaattcttccagaaacaaaaataattcgtcagttttatttcttatagaacgaatatta
The window above is part of the Diabrotica virgifera virgifera chromosome 2, PGI_DIABVI_V3a genome. Proteins encoded here:
- the LOC126879465 gene encoding transmembrane emp24 domain-containing protein 3, producing the protein MRYWVFIVSLGLFQFALGTELTFELPDSAKECFHEEIKKNTSCTLEYQVVTGGNYDVDVALEDPKGNILYKQVKMQFDSHTFVSQDHGIYKVCFSNEFSTFSHKLVYMDFQVGEEQPLPGIGEHATVLTQMESSAQEIHKSLNTILDYQTHHRLREAQGRKRAEELNERVLWWSIMETLAVITIAFGQVFVLKNFFTEKKPYTQFK